ATACATTGAAAAAAGTACATTTGTATCACAAAAGCATTGACCACATAATAATTGCAAATACATTTGCTGGAATGTGTAcatctacactaatatactaaaaACAAACCGAGTCTTCATTTCTACACAGAAATATAACCTCCTGTCAGTAGTGATCCTTTATGTACATTTTCTCAAAACATTttaaaccaaacaaaaaaaaaatttaagatctTCATCAAGGCGTCTGCATCCAAACATTTAACAAAGGTTTTCCCCAACACAATGAAGCAAATACTGTACTGTCCACTTCGCATTATTGGCCCTGTGCAGAGGAAATACATAAGAGATATACAAAGTGTTAAACTAGAAAATCCTTTTTAAAGGAAGCCATCTCAGGAGAGACCCTAAGGAGAAAGGGGTTAACAACATGTTGGCTGCTTCCTGTATGTTTTTTCATTTGCCCTGAAAGGGGAAAATGTGATCACACAAACATTGTGCTGAACAGGAAAGCTTTACagtctaaaaaatttttttgcaaaggtaaAATAGATTCCcccaaaatataaatatacaaaatAGCATTTATTAACTTCCTACCTGTGGCGCAGGAGGATGCTGTGGCATTGCTTGTGGACTCGTCTGAGCATAATATGCTGCCTGTTGTCTGTAGTATTCCGCCCAGGCAGCACTATAATCTGCTTGACCAGCAGGTGGAGCAGCACCAGCAGCTGGAACTGCTTGTCCTaagacaaaaacaaacaaaataaagctTTATAAATGGACACCAATTTTTCATGCAACTTATGCGCATCCAACAACCTGCATATAACCTCGATCTTGCAGTATGCTTCCATTATATTAATTGCTGAAAATCAAGTTGAAGTGGCTACCACTAGGGGGCCTCTCTTCCAGCACTTTTTCACTCCGCTGCCTGTTTGGCATCTggtttctctagtaacagggacatgggaaCACTGCCGATTACTTGAAACAGAGGGGCAGGCAATCAAATGCTGCTTTGCATCCAATTGGAGCAAGGCAACACAAGGCACAAGGAAAGTGTGGTAGAAGTCCCAGCCAGTACAGAACTGGCAGAATGGCTGCTTAGGATGCCTCATACCTCCTGTAAGtgatcaatgggaaacatcacaataCACTAGCATGGACATCACATGACATGTAATATCTttaaaaggtcccattgaaaacaatgggcaatgcgttctgAGGGACCGCCAAACAGAACATactgcgattaaaaaaaaaaaaaaaaaaagttcgctcatgtgaataagttcatttaaaagaatgaagttcatatttgtgtgagttttggttgtttcgcaatgcacaaaactcgcacgagatTGTCGCCCCATAAGCCCTTACTTTGATAGACTGGACTTTTATGACCGCAATAAAAATATACTTTTGGCTTTGTTGTTTTGATTTTATTAGAAatgggaaaatgttttttctttttatttaacttttaaatACCTTTTTCCCCCAAACAAACTCATTTGCACATTTATCCTTTTTAATTAGTCCCCGAAGGGGACTTGAATTTGCAATAATTTGATTGCTTATAGATTATATAATGCAATAATCAATGCATTATGCCGCATTCTGACacgcagtctatcaagccacgccacaggcatcaGGAGGCCaaaagctgccatggcaactgaatggcatTTCATGATCTCAGAGGGGATTCGGAATACTGATCGGGGGGGTAAAGTGTTAACAGCAGATCTCAGCGCtcatgttaaggggttaagactgtCAAGCAGATATTAAATTATGCCAATGAAACAAAGTGAGATTTGTTAAATGGATATTCTAGGACATTtttacatgttctattgatgacTGACTGATCAAAAAAATGATTGGCTGTTCAAATTCCTGTTGATGAGCCGTTTCCGGAAGGGCCGCTGTCATTGTGGTCAGAGCACGGAGCACTAATCATTGcacagcagcccaggttggtTTTACAAGCACAACTCCTGTTTAAGTCAACTGGAGCgacgcctgcagtaccaacctcggCTGCTGCGCTATGCTCAATGCTTTTTGCACATACCTATTGACAGCAGCCCCAGGAATCAACTGATCAGCGAAGATCAGAGTGGTGAATCCCTGACAATCATCTATTGACTTGTCAGTTAtcgaaaaaattttaaaatatcCTGGAATATCCTTTTACATATACTTGCCTTGCTTTTTATAGTATTCTTCCCATGCTTTAGAGTAATCTTGAGGTGGTGCTTGCTGACCTAAATaggattaaaaaacaaacaaagcaaTAAGCAGACTTACAAAAATGTTATGAACAAAAGGCTTTTcgaatttaaaggaaaaaaaataaaaaagctggccATGCCCAAAATATAGAACGAGCCTATATCCAGACCAGCAACATCTCCCCATTCTCCCCGCTGATATCCTGTTTATAAGCTGCAGTCAGCCAGTCGATGGGACATCACAAACCTCAGCAGTTGACCGCTGAGGTCTGATTGACTATACAGCTTCTAAACAGACCTAGTTCAGTGAAAAGAGGCAGTGTTTAAGATACAGGCATCGGGAACCGGAGAAAATGGGCAAACATTTTTCGGCATAgccagttgcaaaaaaaaaaaaaaaaaaaaatctgataagaggttttaaaagtttaattgaaaggaaaaaaaaaaaaggtccactaAACCAAGTCTGACATGTAGGCAATAACTTATCACATACCCATTTTTTTGTAATACTCTTCCCAAGCTTTTGTGTAGTCCACTTGTCCAGTTTGAGGTGCAGCTGGGGGTTCAACTAAAGGAAAAGCATTACACAACAATAAGTTGCAAAAAATATTTACATTTcaaaagaggggggaaaaaagcagaTATGAGCTGTTAAGGGTTCCACATGAGTGCATGCAAAGCATGTAAGGTGTGTGCAAAAAGGTCAACATGCCACCTAAGAAGGGGGCAATCCTTAGGATGCCTACATCACATAAGTGTGAGTCAAAATACAGCAAGATTGTAATAGCTCAGGGGACTTCGGTACACGGaggtcaataaaaaaaaaagaaaaaagttaaggaGTTTTGCTACCTTGTCCATTAGTTTGGTTTGGAGCTGGTCCAGCAGATGGAGCTGCAGGTGGTTGGGGTGCTTGCTGTTGGTAATAGTGAGCATAATAAGCTGCCCAAGCTGCAGAATTGGGGTCTGTTCCTGCTTTACCTAAGAAATTAAACATCACACTCTTATAGTGTACTGAAGAATAGCAGTCTATGTCTACATAATATTACCAAAATGCCCACCCTTCCATTTACGAAAAATATTGATGGATTTTGACATAATGGGGGCCTCTGCACCCTCCCCCCTCTATGTACCACAACAGAAAGCTGTTGTAACAGCAGCATCTGCTTTACCCATTCGTGCATTTTATGGTAGGCGATTTATTTGTAGTTCTACAAATATAGCAAGTATAAGCTGCGTACAAATATACAACAGCTGGTCGCCCGGGGAGGAAAGGGGGTATGTTTTAAGGATACTGGACCAGCAAAGAAATTTGTAAAAAGGGCTGTCTTCACGAGACAATTTCTTTAACGCTGCTTTAATCTACATAAAAGTATAGGATTTGCAAATGCATTGCACCTGAAAAACTGAAGATGCAGCTTTATGCAAGAGCTAAAGTCTCCCAGCATTCCTGATTTAAAACTGCTGCCAAGGAAACGTGGAGTTACTCCTgttgatctgattggttgctacaggtaAGCATTCCACTTTTCATTTGCAAcagttttgatgcactttcccaATGTCTGTACAGACCTTACTCAGATAACTAGCAACCTGGAAAGTGCAGCTGTCACTGCACAGTAATTTGATTTAGGAAACCAATTCCATTAGAGAAGTGTCAATGGGTGACACCAGCAACCAGAACGGACATTGCAGGGCAAGTAATGAAATGTATTCCCCAATGATTCCACCTTTTTCAAATAAACACATAGAACAGTGTTCAGATGGAAACTTACGTTTTTACACACATCAAACAACCAGCAACATGGCAGCTGCCGAAAATAAAGACATCATCCCACAACTGACTTATTACCTTCGAGTAGGATACGCGATTAAGGTTTGATTGGTGGTATGCCCACCGATCATAAGAACAGGGGTCCTCAGTTTCCCTCTCTTCTTCGCTATACTTCCTCAGTGTTGATCAAgcatatgtgctgctgcattcgtTTTAATAGGGCTTCGGGAGAAAACCAAGTTCAACTGCTCAGCTTTTTCCAGTAGTTTCAGCTGAATCGAGCGGCAGTGTAAACCGTACAGTCAGCAGGGGGTGTAGTGAGGAAGAGAGGGCAACATGGGACCTCCTTTCTCAGGATCAGTAAGAGTCTCAGAAGTCAAACACCCAGAATCAAACctatgtggataggtgataagtcaattgtgggataaccccttcTAAATTTTCACTATTGTATATAAGAACCGCTTTTTATATTACAACTTTTATAGGCCTGTTGGGAACCCTAAAAGAGGACTTGCTTGAATACCTTTAATCTTTACCACTTGCAGccgatctgcactaaaatctgaaCTATAGAGCATGGAGGCAAAAAGGTAGCAACTGAAAGAGCGTCTAGTATAGTGTGAAGAAAAACCATGCTCATAATGGATGACACTAAAGCATGTTCAGAAACACGTCAATGATTGCCAGTCTCCACCAAATGAAGCATTATGATCACACAAATAAAAATTATGATCACAGCAAGGAAGCACATGCATTATAACTTTTATTTGCAAGACAACTAAATTTGGCAAAAAACTGAAGATCTTAATTAGTGGAAGTTAAGCACACACTCACTTATGCTGTTTTACATATACTCAAGTTGCATTATGTCTAAAAATCATGACAAATGCTAGTACTTCAAAGAAAAAGGAACACAGACTCTTAACACAACTTACTTGGATCTGCTGGGGCCGGCTGCTGCCAGTGCGGGTATGTATTTCCCCAGCCCTGAGGGGCATAGGGTGCAGGAGGACCACTTTAGGCAAGAACAGAATACACCAGGGTAAATATATACAAAACCCATGAATATTAGTGTACGAGGTGTGTTCCTTAATACTTACTGAGGTGCTGGTCCTGGGGGACCAGGATTATATGGTGGAGGGTTGTAAGGTCCCATTGGTGCGCCAGGGCCAGGGGGTCCGGGAGGTCCATGGGGTCCAGGTACACCACCTGGTGGACCATGAGGAACTGGAGGGCCTAGTGGATTAACTGGACCctgacaaaaagaaaagaaaaactagTATAAAACTTTGCAATCAAAcagttcagtctctgcatgcgggAAAATGGAACAACTAGCCGTTCAGCagaaacagcagtcgttcacttctgATACTGTCTGCTTGCAAGGAATTGAGGCGGGTGGGGGACGAAGAACTCTTCCTAGCCGCCTACCTCCATGCTAGCCCTGCTCTGAGCGATGCCAGCAATACTCGCGCCTGTgttacagcacaggagcgagcttcactgggacACGCTGTAGGGAAGTTTGCCCTGGGTAAATAGGGCTTTAGACTGGACAGCCTAAagttgtgccagatttatcattcagcataaGCCAGCGTGATAAAGCTGGCACGTTTTAAGAGTTAAGCTATATGCACACAAATGAATTTTCCATCCAATTTGTAGACAGTTTTTTCAGTCCAATAATTGGATAAAGAACATTAATTTGAATAGTTCTTGTGAACACCAAGTTTTCACAGTAACTATTAGATAGCATTAGTAAAGCTGCTCCAGTGTTCACCACAGGAACAACCATACTGGAGACTTCCCTACAACCTGGTTTAGAGACaaagcaggcatttcttttttactTACCCCTATCTTCTCTTCAATAAGTTGCCTTGCATAATCTATCTGCTGGGGAGTTCCACGAATAGTAAATAACTTCATGTttgggtcagaatttggtggagGGTTCCTTTGCAACTCTATCCTGGCACCAGACTGTTGGCTTATGCTTTTAATAGTTTCACCCCCTGTGAAAGAACAAATGACCATTAACAATCACGTTGAGTGTTACAAATTTGTTTAACTGCTGGAATATTCACTGTACACATACTATCAAAAATTAACTTTAATACCATTAAACGTGCAAAATGTTGTAAAGAGTTTACAATATCAGAGCTAAAACATCATTTACTGTGGAAACACTTGAAGGGAGTCTCCaataccctgttgtatccaaactagaggcagcccaacatggtactagagcctccatggccttCCATACCACATCTTGTTATCCCAACTAGAGACGGCACAAGATGTAATAAGgacaggcatgtaggctctagtaccctcttgtaccgcctctagattggatacaaaatTGATAGGGGtgctcatggaggctctagtactcttgtTGGGcaacctccagcttggatacaagatgtgaaacaggtgaGTAAGGAGTTATACAGGTCCTGGATGTTATTCTGCGTcacatcagtccacatttgctgtaactgagactTTACATCCTGCAaattcataggctgttgaagctggcatcccagatggtcacaTACATAAAATCCCTCTTGAAAGCCCTGCCATGACAGacagacaacacatgtggctgcaagatgtctTGAACATATCTCTGAActgtcattgttcctcgtaccactattaggggtgacagactgtcatatgagatggccccccagaccattacaccagcagagGGCTGTGTGCTGctcaacagcaaaggcaggattgtggTGGTCACCCCcaagtctccagacacaaacacagtcGTAGTCAGcgcctaaactaaacctggattcataaaGACTATCCAGTTCTACTCCAGTTCAGTTGTTCACAACctcactgcaaatggaggagaTGGTGGGTGTCAAGGGTGTCACGAGACCAAATTTCCTTTAGCTAAGCATCTGGAAATGTTTACTATAGACACAGTGGCTTGTAACTATGGTGGTGGATaattaaacagttggagctgcttgtgctagTTAGACGTCCTCACACATCCCCTGGtcttaacacctcctaacagtctggtcagagctaTGTTTAAGTAAGGTGATATtccttttacttttgctattgTGAAGACTTATGTTTCAGGGGCATTTGCTGACATTTTGCATTCAAGGCAGTGGGTGAGATGaagggcatttaaaaaaaaaaaaaaaatgcacttgccTCCCATTGCTCCTGCTGGATGTCGCTCAGTATACGTTggcggcagcagtcacatggattATTAAcctacatgactgctgcagccaatgggtgGGCAGCAGGATGTCACCAGTGATGTCCTGTAACCTTGCctcagggcttctacattagaagcccacggtCCTGCGCTGAATGGAGTAATTTCCTTTATATTGTTTTGGGCATAGGgagtgtaaaacccctttaaaagaataaTTGCTACTGTAGGGGAAATGCATTACATAACAGTCATCCAGATAAACAGCCATTCATTTAATACATAGATGGCACACTCAAGTCTGCCAGAACAGGAGCCGCTCTTTACAGAGACTAAAGCATTAAGGGTACCACATGATATTTAAGCATCTTAAAAATAGAAGATATAAATTAAAACCTTTTCCAATTATGAGGCCAGTTTTTACTGTCAGAACAAAGAAATTGAATTCTTGAAGTCCGCCTGGGGGGCCCATGTTCCAATTTCCTTGGCCTCGGCCTCGTCCCCTTCCACCTGGACCAGGACCACCAGCATTTCCAGACTGtgtaaaattggaaaaaataaacgAGTGAGAATCTGTAAAGCCTACATTTAAATATAAGCATTTACATGAAAAGCCAATGTTAAATTCCCATGTTACAGCAACCCTTTGGATTCCAGACAAATCCTCTCCTTACTGTTGAAGAGGGGAAAATACCCACAGTTCTCTGCTGTCCTTTCGATCTGTCAGCTCCCAGATGGCCGAAATTATCTTTtcactacctaatccccacagagcATTGGTAGTGTCGGACTAACGCACTATGTTTGCTCTCAGATTGGTCAGAGCCACTTAAGTGataagcactggccaatcagagtagtGTGtattagatagtaaaaaaaattactgcaGCCATCCTGGATGGCTGAAAATAGGGAGTGAATGAAACCAGCGAATAGGAGAGGCGGCAGAGAAGAAGAACTGCAGATAACATAACTCCTTCCCTCTCCAGTCTCGGGAAAgaggagatccgctgcgggataccgcaacgcctgtggacagggggccttaagcatTTCAATTTATGTTGTGAAATTTTCACCTTTTCAAATgagggtgaaatctgcactaaaatactcATGCAACATGTGAAATTTTTGAAGCTTCTCCCCATTAAAATCTGTTAAGTAGGATGTATCCTTAAGTCATTTAAAGCTATATTAGTAGACAAAAACTTTGTAAAATCTGACTTAAAAAGCTAAAAGTCAAACTGCTTGTGAGACTACGAGTTTGATTCCTTCTTCAAACAGTTCATATAGACTAAACCAACCTGGACACTACGGAGCAAATCTGTTATGATTTCAGCTGCATGCTGACACCTGTCTGGAGGACCGGAAATTTGTGCTATTCTTTCTGGAGTTGATCCATCGTCTGCAAAAGAAATCATCTTTTAGAGGACGCTTCAGAACGTCGAAACAACTTGACAAACGCCACGTAGTACACCTACCTGGTTTAAACTGTATTCTAACACCTGCATCGTTTTGAATTTTCTTGATCATTTCACCATTTCTACCTATTACAATTCCAACTGCAAATCGTGGTATTGGGACCTGAAGGAAAATATATGAAATTACCACCCAACTATCTTAAATACAAGATGTTTTGTTGCACTCATATCgtacaaagctgtctgcagaAAGCaaccttttacaaaaaaaaataaaaaaattatagtacAGACTCAAACAGCTTTGCACATGAATCTTAACATCTAGGGGTATGAAAATAGATGTTAAGCTAGATCAGAGTAGAATGGGTATTTTCTTATAAAATTATGGCATACAAATGCAATAAATTATCACTTTAATATTGTGTGTAACCTCTGGGACCACCATTTATCCTGAGAATCAAGGACACAACACCGATTCGATGCTACATTCTattcactttattttcctgctcaAATTCAAGTAAATAGTATCGGCAGCAGTTCTTTCAAAGCCTCAAAGCTAAAGCATAGAAAGGGCCGTAAGGCTAAATCAAGGCTGCATCTCCTTCATTCTCATGATCAGCAGGAGGGGAGGGTGGTGGGCAGATCCCACAGATTACAAAGTGATGTAATATCCTGCTGCTATGCCGCTTAAATGTAGTATTCCCATCTACTCATGATAGGCCATAAAGGTCTCCTATAGATGCAGGTCAGGGGTAGGTGGGGACCCGCATGTATTAGACCTTGAGGTTTAAGTAATTGTAAAGCATACTTACATCTATCCCTTCATTTCCGCCTATTCTTGAACCGTACTCATTTCTCGTTTCTCTGAAACCTCCTTGGTCACGTATTAAATCTAAAACCATATCTTTTGCTTGctgtgaagaaaaaataaaaagatataatAGATCGCAGTCTTTGTTTAATGTCATCTAGGTTGacgtttttttccttttattaccTGCACTTTGTATGGATCACCAGTAATTCTTAATGGCTTGTCTGCTCCAGTGTTCTGAGGTCCATCTTGAATCATCACCATTTTAACCCCTGCACGTTCCTGTTTTGAATTAAAAGAGTAAAGTTGAATCCACATTGAAAAGAAGCCAATTGAAAAGCCAGTATCCTACAATAGTACACAGCCATACCTGCAACTGCTTAATTGTCTCTCCTCCTTTTCCAATAACCAAACCGGCTTTACTGGCTGGAATCATGATTTCCTGAACTGTATTTCCTGGACCATCTCCATGATGGTATGGTGTAGGTCTTCCCTTTTCCACTATCTGATCCAGTAGTCTCTTTGCAGCTCTACAAAGTtagaagaaacaaaacaaaaaaacaaccaaacACTTAAGAAATGTGAACTGACCACATCTTAAAAAAAGGACAGTAGTTTTACTTACTGGACAGAATCAGGTGTGCCAGTTAACATGCAGGACCTGTCAGGCATACCACCACTATCTGCAACAAGACAAAAATAATAAGGGTTTATTAAAAGGGATTCTCCGGGAAGTTAGCCGATAGGTCATCTACAGTTGAACGGCAGGGTCCgccaacgatcagctgattgaagagaatGACAGCAGCGCTCACCTGAGCACCTCTGTCAGCTCAATTGGCTGATTAATAGGGATCCTGAGTGAAGGAACCACTCCATCAAATTATTGATGACCAACCTGAACATTGGTCATTAATAGTGTAGTACTGGAATATCCCATTAATGTCAAAGATGTGTTACTTTAACGCTACTTGCACATTGAAGTTCTTCCCATCTGATTTTTGGTctgaaaatcagacagaaattGACGGTATTTTTCTTTTAACGTTTTCAGTGTgacaatctaaaaaaaaaaaaaagcttgcagTTCACACACTGACCATTTCTGGTTGCTTAAGAACTAtcacttttgaaaaataaaatgctGTTCAATATAACAAATGGTCCTGGCTCCATGCAGTACCACAAGGAAATCCATTTACGATACCCCAATATTTCAAATACATTTTCAGTAGCCTAAAACAATTTACAATCAaccagcaatattttttttttttttaaaaaaagcaccaCCACACTATAAAAGCTTTCTTGAGGAAATAACCAATTTTTAAGAGGAAAAGCATATAGGCatctttttttcctgcactatGAATATAACCGAAGTAATTTAGGATCTTCCAGAAGTACAGCGAGTGCTCTCCTATTGTGGATGTCCATCAGCCGGACAGGGTGTCCAATCTGGAACCTGATTGTTAATTCAAGGTAATCCAGGACCATAGGTGATGGTTTGTCTTCAGTGGACACTCCAGTCACACCGGCCAAATAATCTCGTGCTTTTTTTGTTTGCCATCTTTGGGTATTGCATTTTGTTGTCAGAGCGCTGTGTCCTGCTTTCAACTTCAATTTTGAAGAGCTCTGACAAAATAACTTACCAGGTGCAATTTGTATCTTGCATCCTGACTCTTGCTGAATGCGTGATATCTGTTCACCACCTCTGCCAATTACTAAAAAGGGAGGAGAAaggaaagtgtaaaa
Above is a window of Eleutherodactylus coqui strain aEleCoq1 chromosome 3, aEleCoq1.hap1, whole genome shotgun sequence DNA encoding:
- the FUBP1 gene encoding far upstream element-binding protein 1 isoform X4, which codes for MADYSTVPPPNSGSAGAVNDAFKDALQRARQIAAKIGGDSGPPAVTNDYSFSGQKRPLDDGDQPEAKKVAPTNDSFQPSMPPMHQQQRAVLTEEYKVPDGMVGFIIGRGGEQISRIQQESGCKIQIAPDSGGMPDRSCMLTGTPDSVQAAKRLLDQIVEKGRPTPYHHGDGPGNTVQEIMIPASKAGLVIGKGGETIKQLQERAGVKMVMIQDGPQNTGADKPLRITGDPYKVQQAKDMVLDLIRDQGGFRETRNEYGSRIGGNEGIDVPIPRFAVGIVIGRNGEMIKKIQNDAGVRIQFKPDDGSTPERIAQISGPPDRCQHAAEIITDLLRSVQSGNAGGPGPGGRGRGRGQGNWNMGPPGGLQEFNFFVLTVKTGLIIGKGGETIKSISQQSGARIELQRNPPPNSDPNMKLFTIRGTPQQIDYARQLIEEKIGGPVNPLGPPVPHGPPGGVPGPHGPPGPPGPGAPMGPYNPPPYNPGPPGPAPHGPPAPYAPQGWGNTYPHWQQPAPADPIEPPAAPQTGQVDYTKAWEEYYKKMGQQAPPQDYSKAWEEYYKKQGQAVPAAGAAPPAGQADYSAAWAEYYRQQAAYYAQTSPQAMPQHPPAPQGQ
- the FUBP1 gene encoding far upstream element-binding protein 1 isoform X2 translates to MADYSTVPPPNSGSAGAVNDAFKDALQRARQIAAKIGGDSGPPAVTNDYSFSGQKRPLDDGDQPEAKKVAPTNDSFQPSMPPMHQQQRAVLTEEYKVPDGMVGFIIGRGGEQISRIQQESGCKIQIAPDSGGMPDRSCMLTGTPDSVQAAKRLLDQIVEKGRPTPYHHGDGPGNTVQEIMIPASKAGLVIGKGGETIKQLQERAGVKMVMIQDGPQNTGADKPLRITGDPYKVQQAKDMVLDLIRDQGGFRETRNEYGSRIGGNEGIDVPIPRFAVGIVIGRNGEMIKKIQNDAGVRIQFKPDDGSTPERIAQISGPPDRCQHAAEIITDLLRSVQSGNAGGPGPGGRGRGRGQGNWNMGPPGGLQEFNFFVLTVKTGLIIGKGGETIKSISQQSGARIELQRNPPPNSDPNMKLFTIRGTPQQIDYARQLIEEKIGGPVNPLGPPVPHGPPGGVPGPHGPPGPPGPGAPMGPYNPPPYNPGPPGPAPHGPPAPYAPQGWGNTYPHWQQPAPADPSKAGTDPNSAAWAAYYAHYYQQQAPQPPAAPSAGPAPNQTNGQVEPPAAPQTGQVDYTKAWEEYYKKMGQQAPPQDYSKAWEEYYKKQGQAVPAAGAAPPAGQADYSAAWAEYYRQQAAYYAQTSPQAMPQHPPAPQGQ
- the FUBP1 gene encoding far upstream element-binding protein 1 isoform X1, which translates into the protein MADYSTVPPPNSGSAGAVNDAFKDALQRARQIAAKIGGDSGPPAVTNDYSFSGQKRPLDDGGAFIDVELSSDSHQPEAKKVAPTNDSFQPSMPPMHQQQRAVLTEEYKVPDGMVGFIIGRGGEQISRIQQESGCKIQIAPDSGGMPDRSCMLTGTPDSVQAAKRLLDQIVEKGRPTPYHHGDGPGNTVQEIMIPASKAGLVIGKGGETIKQLQERAGVKMVMIQDGPQNTGADKPLRITGDPYKVQQAKDMVLDLIRDQGGFRETRNEYGSRIGGNEGIDVPIPRFAVGIVIGRNGEMIKKIQNDAGVRIQFKPDDGSTPERIAQISGPPDRCQHAAEIITDLLRSVQSGNAGGPGPGGRGRGRGQGNWNMGPPGGLQEFNFFVLTVKTGLIIGKGGETIKSISQQSGARIELQRNPPPNSDPNMKLFTIRGTPQQIDYARQLIEEKIGGPVNPLGPPVPHGPPGGVPGPHGPPGPPGPGAPMGPYNPPPYNPGPPGPAPHGPPAPYAPQGWGNTYPHWQQPAPADPSKAGTDPNSAAWAAYYAHYYQQQAPQPPAAPSAGPAPNQTNGQVEPPAAPQTGQVDYTKAWEEYYKKMGQQAPPQDYSKAWEEYYKKQGQAVPAAGAAPPAGQADYSAAWAEYYRQQAAYYAQTSPQAMPQHPPAPQGQ
- the FUBP1 gene encoding far upstream element-binding protein 1 isoform X3 → MADYSTVPPPNSGSAGAVNDAFKDALQRARQIAAKIGGDSGPPAVTNDYSFSGQKRPLDDGGAFIDVELSSDSHQPEAKKVAPTNDSFQPSMPPMHQQQRAVLTEEYKVPDGMVGFIIGRGGEQISRIQQESGCKIQIAPDSGGMPDRSCMLTGTPDSVQAAKRLLDQIVEKGRPTPYHHGDGPGNTVQEIMIPASKAGLVIGKGGETIKQLQERAGVKMVMIQDGPQNTGADKPLRITGDPYKVQQAKDMVLDLIRDQGGFRETRNEYGSRIGGNEGIDVPIPRFAVGIVIGRNGEMIKKIQNDAGVRIQFKPDDGSTPERIAQISGPPDRCQHAAEIITDLLRSVQSGNAGGPGPGGRGRGRGQGNWNMGPPGGLQEFNFFVLTVKTGLIIGKGGETIKSISQQSGARIELQRNPPPNSDPNMKLFTIRGTPQQIDYARQLIEEKIGGPVNPLGPPVPHGPPGGVPGPHGPPGPPGPGAPMGPYNPPPYNPGPPGPAPHGPPAPYAPQGWGNTYPHWQQPAPADPIEPPAAPQTGQVDYTKAWEEYYKKMGQQAPPQDYSKAWEEYYKKQGQAVPAAGAAPPAGQADYSAAWAEYYRQQAAYYAQTSPQAMPQHPPAPQGQ